In Aphanothece sacrum FPU1, a single genomic region encodes these proteins:
- a CDS encoding DUF2470 domain-containing protein, with product MSEPITPAISERICKHMNQDHSDAIILYAKVYGNTPDTEIAEMLSIDPDGMNLSAKVKDEIIPIRVSFDHPLKDAEDAHHTLIDMIKKARSSKN from the coding sequence ATGTCTGAACCAATTACTCCTGCTATTAGCGAGCGCATTTGTAAACACATGAATCAAGATCATAGTGATGCCATTATTTTGTATGCGAAAGTATACGGAAATACTCCAGATACAGAAATAGCGGAAATGTTATCGATTGATCCTGATGGTATGAATTTATCAGCCAAAGTTAAAGACGAAATAATTCCTATTCGAGTAAGTTTTGATCATCCATTAAAAGATGCAGAAGATGCTCATCATACCTTAATTGATATGATCAAAAAAGCGAGAAGTTCTAAAAATTAA
- a CDS encoding molybdenum cofactor biosynthesis protein MoaE — MNLSLTPLSPLVQTHPNDSFRISFAPLSLDEVYQLADEGANGAIVLMSGTVRQETDGKPVRYLEYQAYEPMALVIFRQIAVNIRQEWSDTNRVVIHHRIGQLQIGEISVLVAVGCPHRAEAFAACRYAIDTLKHNAPIWKKEYWADGSSNWVSIGLCEQET, encoded by the coding sequence ATGAATCTTAGTCTTACTCCCCTTTCTCCTCTAGTTCAAACCCATCCTAATGATAGTTTTAGAATCAGTTTTGCTCCTCTATCTTTAGATGAAGTTTATCAATTAGCAGATGAAGGGGCCAATGGTGCTATTGTTTTAATGAGTGGAACCGTACGACAAGAAACAGACGGTAAACCTGTTCGTTATTTAGAGTATCAAGCTTATGAACCTATGGCCTTAGTAATTTTTCGTCAAATTGCTGTTAATATTCGTCAAGAATGGAGTGATACAAATCGGGTGGTTATTCATCATCGTATTGGACAATTACAAATAGGAGAAATTAGCGTTTTAGTAGCAGTTGGATGTCCCCATCGGGCCGAAGCTTTTGCCGCTTGTCGTTATGCTATTGATACTTTAAAACATAATGCACCCATTTGGAAAAAAGAATATTGGGCCGATGGTTCAAGTAACTGGGTGAGTATCGGTTTATGTGAACAAGAAACTTAA